One Benincasa hispida cultivar B227 chromosome 5, ASM972705v1, whole genome shotgun sequence genomic window carries:
- the LOC120078192 gene encoding uncharacterized protein LOC120078192 yields the protein MDNYAYNSYAESGDSSPRSREIDFENPPPWDDAQLQNQNYKVKFMCSYGGKIHPRPHDNLLSYVGGETKIFAVDRSIKFASMIAKLSSLCDTDVTFKYQLPGEDLDALISVTNDDDLEHMMHEYDRLYRAPGRPARMRLFLFPANQSPSFGSDGGRSDRDRFVEVLSSGSGHGGGDAPKQSVPNKVDFLFGLDKSGIAPPPPPPVAMKLHDPLPEPVAQPIEPVARPVPGDRIAVADPGVHPAEIQRQLQELQRLHINEQEQAAVYRRKSEENNNLIGGYGGDFYAQKAMEKTPQPNAPPALQPPAGYWQEKQVSSGGFPATVTATPVGPDQPPVYMIHHPGAVYHSPQHPMVRPVTAPPPNQGYYTVQRMASDMYREQPVYNVVQPPQQPYPATSSPSLPQQPPKVAAYPGGGMTLAADSGPPYTQVAYDSATGRQVYYTQAEAARVSITTPPPPYQGCRRGERRY from the coding sequence ATGGATAATTACGCTTACAATTCCTATGCTGAATCCGGCGACTCTTCCCCTCGTTCCCGTGAGATCGATTTCGAAAACCCTCCTCCCTGGGACGATGCTCAGCTCCAGAACCAGAACTACAAGGTCAAGTTCATGTGCAGCTATGGCGGTAAGATCCATCCTCGTCCTCATGATAACCTTCTCTCTTACGTCGGTGGCGAGACTAAGATCTTCGCTGTCGATCGCTCTATTAAGTTCGCTTCTATGATTGCTAAGCTTTCTTCGCTTTGTGATACTGATGTTACCTTCAAGTATCAGCTTCCCGGTGAGGATCTTGATGCTTTGATTTCTGTTACTAATGATGATGATCTTGAGCATATGATGCACGAGTACGATCGTCTCTATCGTGCTCCTGGAAGGCCGGCTCGGATGCGGCTTTTTCTATTTCCGGCTAATCAGAGCCCTAGCTTTGGCTCTGATGGAGGTAGGTCGGATCGGGATCGATTTGTCGAGGTTTTGAGTTCTGGTTCTGGTCATGGAGGTGGTGATGCGCCTAAGCAATCTGTTCCCAATAAGGTGGATTTTCTGTTTGGTTTGGATAAAAGTGGAATCGCGCCTCCTCCACCGCCGCCTGTGGCGATGAAATTGCACGATCCGTTACCTGAGCCCGTTGCTCAGCCGATTGAACCTGTTGCTAGACCTGTTCCGGGAGATCGGATCGCTGTAGCAGATCCTGGGGTTCATCCGGCTGAGATTCAGCGTCAATTGCAGGAATTACAGAGGTTGCATATTAATGAACAGGAGCAAGCCGCGGTGTATCGAAGGAAATCTGAAGAGAATAATAATCTTATTGGAGGCTACGGCGGCGATTTCTACGCgcagaaggcaatggagaagACTCCTCAGCCGAACGCGCCGCCAGCCCTGCAGCCACCGGCTGGATACTGGCAGGAGAAGCAGGTTTCTAGTGGAGGTTTTCCGGCGACGGTAACGGCCACACCCGTTGGACCGGACCAACCGCCGGTCTACATGATCCACCATCCCGGTGCTGTTTATCACTCGCCTCAACATCCGATGGTGAGACCGGTTACTGCTCCGCCGCCCAATCAAGGCTACTACACTGTACAGCGTATGGCCTCAGATATGTACCGTGAGCAACCGGTCTATAACGTTGTACAACCTCCACAACAGCCGTATCCGGCCACTTCATCGCCGTCTCTGCCGCAACAACCTCCAAAGGTCGCCGCCTATCCCGGCGGCGGTATGACTCTGGCGGCCGACTCAGGGCCGCCTTACACACAGGTGGCGTACGACAGCGCCACCGGGAGACAAGTATACTACACGCAGGCGGAGGCCGCCCGTGTTAGCATCACAACTCCACCGCCGCCTTACCAGGGGTGTCGGCGCGGTGAGCGGCGATATTAG